Proteins from a single region of Bacteroidia bacterium:
- a CDS encoding response regulator, whose product MKKILLIEDNPEMRENTCEILELAGYKVTTAVNGKIGVEAALRDNPDLIICDIMMPELDGYGVLHMLGTNPATASIPFIFLTAKAEKSDYRKGMSMGADDYLTKPFDDMELLTAVEIRLKKSEKLKGEFSRDAQGLDQFLEDAVSLEVIVEKSEKRRSRKIKKKENIYHEGTYPNGIFFLSEGKVKTFRINADGKEFITGLFQPGDFFGYNALLEGLSYQDSATALEEVELVFIPKEDFSSLLSSSRELAVKFIRMLSNNIREMEERLLKLAYNSVRKRVAEALVMLHDKYKSEGPDPFKITISRDDLANIVGTASETVIRTLSDFKEEQLIAIKGGTITVLNYDKLKNMKN is encoded by the coding sequence ATGAAAAAAATTCTACTGATTGAAGACAACCCTGAAATGAGGGAGAACACATGTGAGATTCTTGAACTCGCAGGATACAAGGTAACAACAGCGGTCAATGGGAAAATTGGGGTTGAAGCTGCTCTCCGTGATAATCCAGACTTGATCATTTGTGATATCATGATGCCGGAGTTGGACGGATATGGCGTGTTACACATGTTGGGCACCAATCCGGCCACGGCATCCATCCCCTTCATTTTTCTCACCGCAAAGGCGGAAAAGTCTGATTACCGGAAAGGAATGTCCATGGGAGCAGACGACTACCTTACGAAACCATTCGATGATATGGAACTGCTTACCGCAGTGGAGATACGACTGAAAAAAAGCGAAAAATTAAAGGGAGAGTTTTCCCGGGATGCTCAGGGCCTGGATCAGTTTCTGGAGGATGCCGTGTCACTGGAAGTAATCGTGGAAAAGTCAGAAAAACGTAGAAGCAGAAAGATTAAAAAGAAAGAAAATATTTATCACGAAGGCACTTATCCGAATGGAATTTTCTTTCTCTCCGAAGGAAAGGTGAAAACTTTCCGGATCAATGCAGACGGGAAGGAGTTTATTACTGGTCTTTTCCAGCCTGGAGATTTTTTCGGATACAATGCGCTACTGGAGGGCCTTTCGTATCAGGATTCTGCGACTGCCCTGGAAGAAGTGGAGTTGGTTTTTATTCCAAAAGAGGATTTTTCTTCTCTTCTCAGTTCAAGCAGGGAGCTGGCCGTGAAATTTATCAGGATGCTTTCCAATAATATCCGTGAAATGGAGGAGCGTTTGCTGAAGCTGGCTTATAATTCGGTTCGTAAGAGAGTGGCTGAAGCGCTGGTGATGCTGCACGATAAATACAAGTCGGAAGGCCCGGATCCCTTTAAGATAACTATTTCCCGGGATGATTTGGCCAATATTGTAGGTACAGCTTCTGAAACTGTGATCCGCACACTTTCGGATTTTAAAGAAGAGCAGCTTATCGCCATCAAAGGTGGTACAATTACAGTACTTAATTATGATAAGCTCAAGAACATGAAAAACTGA
- a CDS encoding MFS transporter gives MSLLKRGGDPFAALRKKDFSFYFSARFFLTLGIQMQSTVVGWHIYKLTADPLAIGLLGAAEAIPFIFFSFFSGPLADRYNRKHLVLINYLLLGGQALFLLFISMNNSALIGQNGLWLLYFAIILWGIIRAFIGPAYQALLAQTVPKEIMGNATTWSSFIWHVAAILGPMVGGVLCIFYSFSQVYAVNILFILLSLSLFLIIRPRVVEPSPRGESIIKSLETGIRFVIGNKAMFGAISLDMLAVLFGGAVAMLPVFADRVILSEMETAAELGFLRAAPAAGSVLMSAFLAFFPPFRNAGRNLLVSVFIFGILTVAFPFSENLWLSCGILFMIGAFDNISVVIRHTIIQVLTPDDMRGRVSAFNGIFIGSSNEIGALESGLAATWMGLRPSVVFGGLMTMIIVVGMGWYSTALRKLDLRKETS, from the coding sequence ATGTCATTACTAAAACGGGGAGGTGATCCTTTTGCTGCCCTAAGAAAAAAGGATTTCAGTTTTTATTTTTCAGCGCGATTCTTTCTCACGCTCGGCATTCAGATGCAGAGTACCGTGGTGGGATGGCACATTTACAAACTAACGGCGGATCCGCTTGCTATCGGTTTACTGGGCGCTGCTGAAGCGATACCATTCATCTTCTTTTCATTCTTTTCAGGTCCGCTGGCGGACCGATACAACAGGAAACATCTGGTGCTCATTAATTATTTATTGTTGGGAGGTCAGGCTCTCTTCCTGTTATTCATTTCTATGAATAACTCCGCGTTAATCGGGCAAAACGGACTTTGGCTTTTATACTTCGCTATTATATTATGGGGCATTATCCGCGCCTTTATCGGTCCGGCCTATCAGGCCTTGCTAGCACAAACAGTTCCTAAAGAAATCATGGGAAATGCAACCACATGGAGCAGTTTTATCTGGCATGTTGCCGCCATCTTGGGACCTATGGTGGGTGGGGTGCTTTGCATCTTCTACTCCTTTTCTCAGGTTTATGCCGTTAATATTCTGTTCATCCTCCTTTCACTTTCACTTTTTCTGATTATTCGGCCCAGAGTGGTTGAACCATCTCCGCGGGGAGAATCGATAATCAAGAGTCTGGAAACCGGAATTCGGTTCGTGATCGGAAACAAAGCCATGTTCGGCGCGATTTCCCTTGATATGCTGGCCGTACTTTTTGGTGGTGCTGTTGCCATGCTTCCGGTATTCGCCGACAGGGTGATTCTTTCCGAAATGGAAACAGCCGCTGAACTGGGCTTTTTACGCGCTGCTCCTGCGGCGGGCTCAGTCCTGATGTCGGCATTCCTTGCATTTTTTCCACCGTTCCGTAATGCAGGAAGAAATCTGCTGGTAAGTGTATTCATATTCGGAATTCTAACAGTGGCTTTCCCCTTCTCCGAGAACCTGTGGTTATCCTGCGGTATCTTATTCATGATAGGGGCATTCGACAATATCAGTGTGGTCATCCGGCACACAATCATTCAGGTACTTACGCCCGACGATATGAGAGGACGGGTTTCTGCTTTCAACGGAATATTCATTGGCTCCTCTAATGAAATCGGCGCACTCGAATCAGGTCTTGCTGCCACCTGGATGGGATTACGCCCAAGCGTTGTTTTCGGAGGCCTAATGACGATGATAATTGTAGTCGGTATGGGATGGTATTCCACCGCTCTGCGAAAGCTTGATCTTCGCAAGGAAACGTCCTGA
- a CDS encoding cation transporter: MRSLTLMVLVVAAGVILLAVKVYAWVITGSNAILADAMESIVNVVAGTFAAYTIHHASKPMDRNHPYGHGKMEFFSSGLEGSFIFIAGLVSVYRGVQGFFSPPELKALDLGAWLTAVSLLVNGGMGLYLLRRGKREGRIAIEADGKHLLSDAATSIGLLLGLIIILFTQLFWIDNVLSIIFGGVIIYSGYHLARRSVSGLMDEADFDVLKNVISHANNHRRENWVDVHKLRIQKFGNRYHIDAHLTLPYFMTLHESHEEVKAFEEIMESKYPEALEAFIHTDPCEPPASCGICLKHDCSFRKHLFIKRTDWSLDNVTGNQKHSGSASLPE, translated from the coding sequence ATGCGTTCTCTTACCTTAATGGTATTGGTTGTTGCAGCCGGCGTCATTCTCCTTGCCGTTAAGGTATACGCATGGGTAATTACTGGATCCAACGCTATCCTTGCTGATGCAATGGAATCTATTGTTAATGTCGTTGCGGGCACATTCGCAGCCTATACTATTCACCATGCGTCCAAGCCGATGGATCGCAACCACCCCTATGGTCACGGAAAAATGGAATTTTTCAGCTCCGGATTGGAGGGCTCGTTTATATTTATCGCAGGGCTTGTTAGTGTGTATCGCGGTGTTCAGGGATTCTTTTCCCCGCCGGAACTCAAAGCGCTTGACCTGGGCGCCTGGTTAACCGCAGTGTCTTTGCTTGTGAATGGAGGAATGGGGCTTTACCTTCTGAGGAGGGGAAAAAGGGAAGGCAGAATTGCCATTGAGGCCGATGGGAAGCACCTCCTGAGTGATGCGGCTACAAGCATCGGACTTCTTCTGGGTCTTATAATCATTCTCTTTACACAATTGTTCTGGATCGACAATGTTCTTTCGATCATTTTTGGAGGGGTAATAATCTACAGCGGTTACCATCTCGCACGCCGGTCCGTTTCAGGTCTGATGGATGAGGCCGACTTTGATGTTCTTAAAAATGTAATCAGCCACGCTAACAATCACCGCAGAGAAAACTGGGTCGACGTTCATAAGCTGCGTATCCAGAAATTTGGCAACCGATATCACATCGATGCGCATCTGACTCTACCCTATTTCATGACTTTGCACGAATCGCATGAAGAGGTAAAAGCGTTTGAGGAGATAATGGAAAGCAAATATCCCGAGGCGTTGGAAGCGTTTATACATACAGACCCCTGCGAGCCGCCAGCTTCTTGCGGAATCTGCCTTAAACATGATTGCTCTTTCCGGAAACACCTGTTTATAAAACGAACCGATTGGTCGCTCGATAATGTCACAGGTAATCAAAAACATTCAGGTTCTGCCTCACTTCCTGAGTGA
- a CDS encoding GIY-YIG nuclease family protein: MEYVVYVLYSVSRQITYTGLTQDLRSRYLSHQIKGTKGWTLRYRPWVVVHVEFFASRGW, from the coding sequence ATCGAATACGTAGTATATGTATTATACTCGGTATCCCGTCAAATTACTTATACGGGATTGACGCAGGATCTGCGATCACGCTACCTTTCACATCAGATCAAGGGAACGAAGGGCTGGACACTGCGTTATCGTCCCTGGGTTGTTGTGCACGTTGAGTTTTTTGCAAGCAGAGGGTGGTAA
- a CDS encoding hemerythrin domain-containing protein, with protein sequence MNLRSGSGDLVSSSELMRMVEGDHMRSTYSLFENIKVLLEAALSIDAEVNPGLPAVYSEFVELKEMFRDHQERETRMLFPVFNSNEWAKVSGSVTRKELLHQIERLKRDHRQIRNGLAVIKKTASEFQPDPRSSPSLKLCYAQFFQLEQEINTHFFLEEEALFPKMADALKKTNK encoded by the coding sequence ATGAATTTAAGATCCGGTTCTGGTGATTTGGTGAGTTCCTCCGAACTGATGCGGATGGTGGAGGGGGATCACATGCGTTCAACTTACAGTTTGTTTGAAAACATTAAAGTATTGCTTGAAGCAGCATTGAGTATTGATGCAGAGGTGAATCCCGGTTTGCCGGCGGTATATTCAGAATTCGTAGAGTTGAAGGAAATGTTCCGGGATCATCAGGAGCGGGAAACACGCATGTTGTTTCCAGTGTTCAACTCAAACGAGTGGGCAAAGGTTTCCGGCAGCGTTACACGTAAGGAATTGTTGCATCAGATTGAGCGTCTCAAAAGAGATCATCGGCAAATCCGGAACGGACTTGCAGTGATCAAGAAGACTGCTTCCGAATTTCAGCCTGACCCCCGTTCCAGTCCTTCTCTGAAATTGTGTTATGCGCAGTTTTTTCAACTGGAACAGGAGATAAACACACATTTTTTTCTCGAGGAAGAGGCACTCTTTCCGAAAATGGCAGATGCTCTGAAAAAAACCAATAAGTGA
- a CDS encoding universal stress protein, with protein sequence MIKFNPGKILIPVDFSPVSLNAVNHAVFLAKRYKSEIVLLHVMKDLTDHSGVLASTPEMKKLNGQVGKTTEKKLAELCKKIRKESGVKAEADVSTGSIPREIVRVSEDNSVDLIVMGTHGYSPLEEFILGSNALTVLQLSSCPVMTVRERTEHMYSRVVIPIDLSEHSRQKVNAAVKLAGKYGATVYALGLLGPGEKAEKKKMEVILKQIVSICEKEDVNSHSEVIIAEKNRSFSTLQFTRKIKGDLIVIMSDQETEFSGLLLGPYAHQVINHAHAPVICFKPEVHPERMNWTEVGSYA encoded by the coding sequence ATGATCAAATTCAATCCTGGCAAAATTCTGATCCCAGTAGACTTTTCGCCTGTTTCGCTGAACGCTGTGAATCATGCGGTATTTCTCGCCAAACGCTACAAATCCGAGATAGTTCTTCTTCATGTTATGAAAGATCTGACGGATCATTCAGGCGTGTTGGCCAGTACACCTGAAATGAAAAAACTCAATGGTCAGGTCGGAAAAACAACGGAAAAGAAACTGGCAGAGCTGTGTAAAAAGATCCGCAAAGAGTCGGGGGTAAAAGCAGAGGCAGATGTTTCAACCGGAAGTATCCCTCGGGAAATTGTTCGCGTATCAGAAGACAACAGTGTTGACCTGATAGTGATGGGAACTCATGGTTACTCCCCTTTGGAGGAATTTATACTAGGCAGTAATGCACTTACGGTGCTGCAGCTTTCATCCTGTCCGGTAATGACTGTTCGGGAACGGACGGAGCATATGTATTCGCGCGTGGTTATTCCAATCGATCTTTCCGAACATAGTCGGCAGAAGGTGAATGCTGCGGTAAAACTGGCAGGAAAATACGGTGCAACGGTATATGCACTTGGCTTGTTGGGGCCAGGTGAGAAAGCCGAGAAGAAAAAAATGGAGGTCATCCTGAAGCAGATTGTATCGATTTGTGAGAAAGAGGATGTAAATTCACATTCCGAAGTAATTATTGCAGAAAAGAACAGAAGTTTCAGCACACTTCAGTTTACCAGAAAGATCAAGGGAGATTTGATTGTGATTATGTCAGATCAGGAAACTGAGTTTTCCGGGCTTTTGCTGGGGCCTTATGCACATCAGGTGATTAACCATGCCCATGCACCGGTTATCTGTTTTAAGCCGGAGGTTCATCCTGAACGGATGAACTGGACTGAGGTTGGAAGCTATGCCTGA
- a CDS encoding ATP-dependent 6-phosphofructokinase → MRNVAIVTTGGDAPGINAALRAVVIPLIRRKVKVWGILEGYEGLIHGLFIHIESGMFSGLLPVGGTVLRSSRSAAFRTRQGRKKAFEQLAKRDIDTLVVVGGNGSLFGACVFAGEFPIKVIGIPKTIDNDVAGTDYSIGFDTALNNAVEAIDKIRESATSHNRVFFVEVMGRDAGHIALLSGIVTGSEVICIPETRSKMDMLEKSVRAHLGKNKSPMIVVVAEGDDAGHAMDIARRMKKRIRRFNPGVSVLGYIQRGGVPTVFDRYLGTAMGSKAADCVLKRKSGLLVTYNKARIGVAPLKGVKKGKRPIDRELLKLAHRLGQVV, encoded by the coding sequence ATGAGAAATGTAGCGATAGTAACCACCGGAGGTGATGCTCCTGGAATCAATGCAGCACTTAGAGCGGTAGTTATTCCTTTGATCCGGAGAAAAGTAAAGGTCTGGGGAATTCTGGAAGGTTATGAAGGGCTTATACATGGCCTTTTCATACACATAGAATCTGGAATGTTCTCCGGTCTGTTACCTGTTGGGGGTACAGTACTACGTTCCTCCCGTTCAGCTGCATTCCGAACAAGGCAAGGCCGGAAAAAGGCTTTTGAACAGCTAGCAAAAAGAGACATTGATACCTTAGTGGTTGTTGGGGGAAATGGTTCGTTGTTTGGAGCATGTGTGTTTGCCGGAGAGTTCCCTATAAAGGTGATTGGGATTCCTAAGACCATTGACAATGATGTGGCAGGTACAGATTATAGTATCGGCTTTGACACCGCCCTTAATAATGCGGTAGAAGCGATTGATAAGATCAGGGAATCCGCTACTTCTCATAATCGAGTTTTTTTTGTAGAAGTGATGGGTAGAGATGCCGGTCATATAGCCCTTTTATCGGGTATCGTTACCGGGTCTGAGGTGATTTGCATTCCGGAAACCCGATCCAAAATGGACATGCTTGAGAAAAGTGTGAGGGCGCATCTCGGAAAGAATAAATCACCAATGATCGTAGTAGTAGCGGAGGGAGATGATGCCGGGCATGCAATGGATATTGCACGGCGAATGAAAAAACGAATCCGCAGGTTTAATCCCGGAGTTTCGGTCCTTGGCTATATTCAGCGAGGAGGTGTACCTACCGTTTTCGACAGGTACCTCGGAACCGCAATGGGAAGCAAAGCGGCCGATTGTGTTCTGAAGAGGAAAAGTGGATTGCTGGTAACATATAACAAAGCACGGATAGGAGTGGCTCCTTTGAAAGGTGTTAAAAAGGGGAAGCGCCCTATCGACCGGGAGCTGCTAAAACTGGCCCACAGACTTGGGCAGGTGGTTTAG
- a CDS encoding universal stress protein translates to MKTILAATNFSPSARNAASFAANLCKEVGARLVLFHTYHVQVPVSEGGVVTWTLQDTEDDIKRLLEKESEKLSGEFGIKVEYRFAPGFANEEIDSMQKELKADMVVMGIVHGSPLSDYLIGSTTVSFIRHSHAPVLVIPDKVVYNRPRRILFACDYDSRTSPQVLEPLKELAAIFNSKVFVLNVVKPDSEFNVNQSVAGIHLDAYLEAVNHIYYFPEEESVPEGIHHFTATHDIGWVAVVPHQHKWYERLLNLPNTKKVLFHADRPVLVLPDSLRK, encoded by the coding sequence ATGAAAACCATACTGGCAGCAACCAATTTTTCACCTTCCGCGCGAAATGCCGCCAGCTTCGCTGCAAATTTGTGTAAAGAGGTGGGGGCACGACTGGTGCTTTTTCATACGTATCATGTGCAGGTACCGGTGAGCGAAGGCGGTGTGGTTACATGGACATTGCAGGACACGGAAGACGATATTAAGCGATTACTGGAGAAGGAGTCAGAAAAACTGTCGGGTGAGTTTGGCATTAAAGTGGAATACCGTTTTGCGCCGGGCTTCGCAAATGAGGAGATAGACTCGATGCAGAAAGAATTAAAGGCAGATATGGTGGTGATGGGTATAGTTCATGGGAGTCCGCTCTCTGACTATCTGATTGGGAGTACCACCGTTTCCTTTATTCGCCATTCACATGCCCCCGTGCTGGTGATTCCTGACAAGGTGGTCTATAATCGTCCCAGGCGTATCTTGTTCGCATGTGATTACGACAGCAGGACAAGCCCTCAGGTTCTTGAGCCGCTTAAAGAGCTGGCAGCTATTTTCAATTCCAAGGTATTTGTGTTAAATGTTGTGAAGCCTGATTCGGAGTTTAATGTAAATCAGTCGGTTGCCGGTATACATTTGGATGCCTACCTGGAAGCAGTTAATCATATTTATTACTTTCCTGAGGAAGAAAGTGTGCCGGAGGGGATACATCATTTCACTGCCACGCATGATATTGGGTGGGTGGCGGTAGTGCCTCACCAACACAAATGGTATGAGAGACTCCTGAATCTTCCTAACACGAAGAAAGTGTTGTTTCATGCGGACCGACCGGTTCTTGTACTTCCGGATTCACTCAGGAAGTGA
- a CDS encoding PAS domain S-box protein, whose translation MKKDKELLDALFENATEGIIVTDRDGKIVLANPKAIVMFGDSDLTGKTVEEMIPLKHRKAHLGHREGYVKDPHSRVMGKGMDLMAVDKNGKEFPVEISLSHFKTSDGEYIMSFIIDISDRKRSERDLVVALEQLRTTSDALAQLNRKLESKVHERTEELAHAIRNLAESKREVLKALEREKQLNELKSRFVTMASHEFRTPLGTILSSVSLIARYEKVEDSEKRSKHVLRIKSAVQNLTEILNDFLSLDKLEEGAVRATLSNFDLKSFLEEVIDEIRIIAKKGQTIRAEFHQTDCVIRSDRQILKNVMNNLVSNAIKYSPEDTEVLIKTSPDHGKCVYISVTDKGIGIPEEDQPYVFDRFFRAGNSTNIQGTGLGLNIVKKYTEVLGGDVSFNSRAGEGTTFTLNIPIT comes from the coding sequence ATGAAAAAGGACAAAGAGCTGCTGGATGCTCTGTTTGAAAATGCCACGGAAGGCATTATTGTAACAGACCGGGATGGCAAAATTGTATTGGCTAATCCGAAAGCTATCGTCATGTTCGGTGATTCAGATCTTACAGGAAAGACAGTGGAGGAGATGATTCCTTTGAAGCATCGAAAAGCGCACCTCGGCCACCGCGAAGGATATGTGAAGGATCCTCATTCACGGGTGATGGGAAAAGGTATGGATCTGATGGCGGTGGATAAAAATGGCAAAGAGTTTCCGGTGGAAATTTCATTAAGTCATTTTAAGACTTCTGATGGAGAGTACATCATGAGCTTTATAATAGATATCAGTGACCGTAAGCGGAGTGAACGGGATCTGGTGGTGGCGCTGGAGCAATTACGTACAACATCCGATGCATTGGCTCAATTGAACAGAAAACTTGAAAGTAAGGTGCATGAGCGAACGGAAGAGCTTGCGCACGCTATTCGTAATTTGGCAGAATCTAAAAGAGAAGTTTTAAAGGCTCTCGAACGTGAGAAACAGCTGAATGAACTTAAATCACGCTTTGTAACCATGGCTTCCCACGAGTTCAGAACTCCACTGGGAACAATTTTATCTTCCGTTTCCCTGATCGCGCGGTATGAGAAAGTGGAAGATAGTGAAAAGCGAAGCAAGCATGTTCTACGTATTAAATCCGCCGTTCAGAACCTCACTGAGATTCTGAATGACTTTCTGTCGCTGGACAAACTGGAAGAAGGAGCAGTAAGGGCTACATTGTCAAACTTTGATCTGAAGAGTTTTCTGGAGGAAGTCATTGACGAGATCCGGATCATTGCAAAAAAAGGGCAAACCATCAGGGCGGAATTTCATCAGACGGATTGTGTGATCCGTTCAGACCGACAGATATTAAAGAATGTAATGAATAACCTGGTCTCCAATGCCATAAAATACTCACCTGAAGATACAGAGGTGCTGATCAAGACTTCACCCGACCACGGAAAATGTGTGTACATTTCGGTAACCGATAAGGGAATTGGTATACCCGAAGAGGATCAGCCGTATGTGTTTGACCGGTTCTTTCGTGCCGGGAACTCTACAAATATTCAGGGAACCGGTTTAGGTCTTAATATCGTAAAGAAATACACGGAAGTACTGGGAGGAGACGTATCCTTCAATTCACGCGCAGGAGAAGGTACAACGTTTACACTTAACATTCCAATAACATGA
- a CDS encoding S1/P1 Nuclease — protein MKHGARFFFLSGFILALLFLWRKPAADAETYAWGFHGHKLINRMAVFTLPPSMIGFYKKHITFISDHAVDPDKRRYAVNDEAARHYLDADHYGPSPFDSLPELWPVAVKKYGEDSLKAHGIVPWWINTMVYRLTSAFRKENVEEILHYSADIGHYIADAHVPLHTTSNYNGQKTDQKGIHAFWESRLPELYSESYEFLAGRAVYIEKPLKASWNAVRNSYLAVDSVLGFEKKLTADFPPDKKYSFEDRGGSMVKVYSVEFSKAYHDMLKGMVERRMLDAVAMVGSIWYTAWVNAGQPDLDRLGTRIYSDSVKKAQEEMEELWKKGGGQPHPGHED, from the coding sequence ATGAAGCACGGAGCAAGGTTCTTTTTTTTGTCCGGATTCATTTTAGCACTCCTTTTCTTATGGCGGAAACCAGCGGCAGACGCTGAGACCTATGCCTGGGGTTTCCACGGACATAAACTGATTAACCGAATGGCGGTATTTACCCTTCCGCCTTCCATGATCGGTTTTTATAAGAAGCACATCACTTTTATCTCAGATCATGCGGTAGATCCGGACAAGCGCCGGTATGCTGTCAATGACGAGGCCGCCCGGCACTATCTTGATGCGGATCATTACGGTCCTTCTCCTTTTGATTCTCTTCCTGAGCTTTGGCCTGTAGCAGTGAAAAAATACGGGGAAGACAGCCTGAAGGCCCACGGAATAGTTCCCTGGTGGATTAATACTATGGTTTACCGGTTGACAAGCGCATTCAGAAAGGAAAATGTAGAAGAGATACTTCATTATTCAGCTGACATTGGCCATTACATTGCTGATGCACATGTGCCACTGCACACTACCAGCAATTACAATGGACAAAAAACAGATCAGAAAGGGATTCATGCCTTTTGGGAGTCACGCCTTCCGGAGCTGTATTCGGAATCTTATGAGTTTCTTGCCGGCAGGGCAGTATATATTGAAAAGCCCCTGAAGGCTTCATGGAACGCGGTGCGAAATAGCTACCTGGCCGTTGATTCGGTGCTGGGCTTCGAAAAGAAACTAACGGCAGATTTCCCTCCGGATAAAAAATATTCATTTGAAGACAGAGGGGGGAGTATGGTAAAAGTTTATAGTGTTGAATTCAGTAAAGCGTACCATGATATGCTCAAAGGAATGGTAGAGCGAAGAATGCTGGATGCTGTAGCGATGGTTGGATCTATCTGGTATACTGCATGGGTGAATGCTGGTCAACCTGATTTGGACAGGTTGGGCACCCGGATTTACTCTGATTCCGTGAAGAAAGCTCAGGAAGAAATGGAGGAGTTGTGGAAAAAGGGAGGAGGGCAACCTCACCCCGGACACGAGGACTGA
- a CDS encoding SRPBCC domain-containing protein: MIHSPIAIIFEMISTPSGLSEWFADDVNVKEGAFVFFWDGIPNMAKLVNYKDDRLVRFQWEGRSDGKYFEFRLQTDELTNEVSLFVTDFLEEGGDLPSARLLWDKQISNLKHVLGS; the protein is encoded by the coding sequence ATTATTCACTCCCCCATTGCCATTATATTTGAGATGATCTCGACGCCGAGCGGCCTGAGTGAATGGTTTGCCGACGATGTAAATGTAAAGGAGGGGGCCTTTGTGTTTTTTTGGGACGGGATTCCCAACATGGCTAAGTTGGTGAATTATAAAGATGACCGCTTGGTGCGCTTTCAGTGGGAGGGACGAAGTGACGGAAAGTATTTCGAATTCAGACTTCAGACAGACGAACTCACGAATGAAGTTTCTCTCTTCGTAACCGACTTTCTGGAGGAAGGGGGAGATTTACCCTCCGCCCGACTTCTGTGGGACAAGCAGATTTCGAATCTGAAACACGTATTGGGTTCCTGA
- a CDS encoding phosphatase PAP2 family protein, with translation MQLFLKNYRGFILPFLIFMAAGAWIQMTFSKADLHLFLTSFHTPAGDKIVPFLTWLGDGWFITGVTVLSLFFQYRTALMLGAANLIASGITQVLKTFVFDDHDRPSEFFQGITNLHLVPGVEIHAHYSFPSGHTTIAFATCLIFAGMKRSVLWQLSWFTGALLIGSTRIYLSQHFFNDIYAGAAIGTFVACISVLLTAKFGGKRLDGALFRNQ, from the coding sequence GTGCAACTCTTTCTGAAAAATTACCGGGGATTCATCCTGCCATTCCTGATCTTTATGGCAGCAGGTGCGTGGATACAGATGACCTTCAGCAAAGCTGATCTGCATCTTTTTCTTACGTCATTTCATACGCCGGCCGGGGACAAGATTGTTCCCTTCCTTACCTGGTTGGGAGACGGCTGGTTTATTACAGGAGTGACGGTACTTTCGCTCTTTTTTCAATACCGAACAGCTTTGATGCTTGGAGCAGCGAATCTGATTGCATCCGGCATTACTCAGGTACTGAAGACATTTGTTTTTGACGACCACGACCGTCCCTCCGAATTCTTTCAGGGCATTACAAATCTACACCTGGTACCAGGTGTAGAAATCCATGCCCACTACTCCTTTCCGTCCGGTCACACAACCATTGCCTTTGCTACCTGCCTGATCTTTGCCGGCATGAAAAGAAGTGTGCTTTGGCAATTGAGTTGGTTCACTGGAGCTCTCCTTATTGGAAGCACCCGAATCTATTTATCACAGCATTTCTTCAATGATATCTATGCCGGTGCTGCCATAGGAACTTTTGTAGCATGCATTTCTGTTCTGTTGACAGCTAAATTTGGAGGTAAACGCCTGGACGGCGCACTTTTCAGGAATCAATAA